In Glycine max cultivar Williams 82 chromosome 7, Glycine_max_v4.0, whole genome shotgun sequence, a single window of DNA contains:
- the LOC100793091 gene encoding pyruvate dehydrogenase E1 component subunit alpha-3, chloroplastic, translated as MSFTATKFSPSPLPLTSTTPRSNDKPLSFSFDHSKPNPSSSFLGSTRKLLRFNALARPHAHPRASSSPAAAVLLERTSNLLVTKEEGLELYEDMILGRFFEDKCAEMYYRGKMFGFVHLYNGQEAVSTGFIKLLKKEDSVVSTYRDHVHALSKGVPSRQVMSELFGKATGCCRGQGGSMHMFSKEHNLLGGFAFIGEGIPVATGAAFSSKYRREVLKQADCDHVTLAFFGDGTCNNGQFYECLNMAALWKLPIVFVVENNLWAIGMSHLRATSDPQIWKKGPAFGMPGVHVDGMDVLKVREVAKEAVERARRGDGPTLVECETYRFRGHSLADPDELRDPAEKEHYAGRDPITALKQYLIENNLANEQELKAIEKKIDEILEDAVEFADSSPLPPRSQLLENVFADPKGFGIGPDGRYRCEDPKFTEGTAHV; from the exons ATGTCTTTCACTGCAACCAAGTTTTCACCTTCTCCTCTCCCTCTCACTTCCACCACCCCCAGATCCAATGACAAgcctctctctttctccttcGATCACTCCAAACCCAACCCTTCTTCCTCCTTCCTTGGATCCACTCGCAAGCTTCTTCGCTTCAATGCTCTCGCTAGGCCTCATGCTCACCCTCGTGCTTCTTCTTCCCCTGCTGCTGCTGTTCTTCTCGAACGAACCTCCAATCTG CTTGTCACAAAAGAGGAAGGGTTGGAACTCTATGAAGACATGATATTAGGGAGGTTTTTTGAGGACAAGTGCGCTGAGATGTATTATAGGGGCAaaatgtttggttttgttcACTTGTACAATGGCCAAGAGGCTGTGTCAACTGGGTTCATCAAGCTTCTGAAGAAGGAAGATTCTGTAGTGAGCACCTACAGAGATCATGTTCATGCATTGAGTAAGGGGGTCCCATCTCGGCAAGTGATGAGTGAACTGTTTGGGAAGGCGACAGGGTGCTGCCGAGGTCAAGGTGGTTCAATGCATATGTTCTCAAAAGAGCACAACTTGCTTGGTGGATTTGCCTTCATTGGTGAAGGAATTCCGGTGGCCACCGGGGCTGCATTTTCGAGCAAGTACAGAAGAGAGGTGTTGAAGCAGGCAGATTGTGATCATGTGACATTGGCATTTTTTGGAGATGGGACTTGTAATAATGGGCAGTTCTATGAATGCCTGAACATGGCAGCTCTGTGGAAATTGCCAATTGTGTTTGTGGTGGAGAATAATTTGTGGGCTATTGGGATGTCGCATCTCAGGGCAACTTCAGATCCTCAGATATGGAAGAAAGGGCCGGCATTTGGAATGCCAGGGGTTCATGTAGATGGGATGGATGTTTTGAAGGTCAGAGAGGTGGCAAAGGAGGCAGTTGAAAGGGCTAGAAGAGGAGATGGACCAACTCTAGTGGAATGTGAGACCTATAGATTTAGAGGGCATTCATTGGCTGATCCCGATGAGCTTCGTGACCCTG CTGAGAAGGAACACTATGCTGGTAGGGACCCCATCACCGCATTGAAGCAATACCTTATTGAGAACAATTTAGCCAATGAGCAAGAATTGAAGGCCATAGAGAAGAAAATCGACGAGATCCTCGAGGACGCTGTTGAGTTTGCAGACAGCAGCCCTCTTCCACCCCGCAGTCAGCTTCTGGAGAATGTCTTTGCTGATCCGAAAGGCTTTGGAATCGGACCAGATGGCAGGTATAGATGTGAGGATCCAAAATTCACTGAAGGCACAGCTCATGTCTAA
- the LOC100792560 gene encoding 33 kDa ribonucleoprotein, chloroplastic, with protein sequence MPPFVVTPSSSSSSVLTPKLCNPQVKRFVLQFAYPKRSRTFLEPSSSSSFSPMRKTKEEVVEERLYREEYVHPRNDDVLEDEEERDKRLGKACEVYVCNLPRRCDATYLLDMFRPYGTILSVEVCRDAETNESKGCGYVTLGSIYSARNAVAALDGSDVGGRELRVRFSIEMNSKRRSFNKMNSSTKRISYYESPHKLYVGNLAKTVRPEQLRDLFSRFGNVVSARVLHDFKQGNSRVYAFLSFQSEAERDAAMSLNGTEYYGRTLIVKEGVERSED encoded by the exons atgccaCCCTTCGTTGTTAcaccctcttcttcttcttcttccgtgCTCACCCCGAAACTGTGCAATCCTCAAGTGAAACGATTCGTTTTGCAGTTCGCGTATCCAAAGCGTTCGCGCACATTTCtagaaccttcttcttcttcttctttctctcctaTGAGGAAAACTAAGGAGGAGGTGGTTGAAGAACGGCTTTACAGAGAAGAATATGTCCACCCTCGAAACGATGACGTTTTGGAGGACGAAGAAGAACGAGACAAGAGGCTTGGAAAAGCGTGTGAAGTGTACGTGTGCAACCTGCCCCGAAGATGTGACGCAACATACTTGCTTGATATGTTCAGGCCCTATGGAACCATTCTATCTGTCGAG GTTTGCCGGGATGCTGAGACTAATGAAAGTAAGGGGTGTGGTTATGTGACACTGGGATCTATATATTCAGCAAGAAATGCAGTTGCTGCATTGGATGGATCA GATGTTGGTGGGCGCGAATTGCGGGTTAGATTTTCAATTGAGATGAATTCTAAAAGGAGgagttttaataaaatgaacTCTTCCACCAAGAGAATTTCATACTATGAATCACCTCATAAGCTGTATGTTGGCAATCTTGCCAAGACTGTTAGACCTGAACAGTTGAGAGATCTCTTTAGCAGATTTGGAAATGTGGTTAGTGCAAGAGTGTTGCATGATTTTAAACAAGGGAACAGCCGAGTCTATgcctttctctcctttcaatcAGAGGCAGAACGTGATGCAGCAATGTCTCTCAATGGAACA GAATATTATGGACGTACACTAATCGTTAAAGAGGGTGTAGAGAGGAGTGAGGACTGA